A single region of the Bicyclus anynana chromosome 14, ilBicAnyn1.1, whole genome shotgun sequence genome encodes:
- the LOC112045027 gene encoding RING finger protein nhl-1 isoform X2: MEQFESLLTCCVCLDRFRNPKLLPCQHSFCMEPCMDGLVDYVRRQVKCPECRAEHRIPYQGVQGFPTNVTLQRFLELHANIAGELPDPTAGQVMERCNVCSEKAYCAPCAHCDKKVCEDCKSAHMEVLRREIARINNQIRRGVNRIQDILAIVERNTSNLQTNCGAVAGEVDEIHKRLSKALKDRTDFLRNEIDRYLATELRNLTHLKDNLELELSNIQSNSDLADKYMNDDVEWEDTELVDTKEIFLKTVEFLRNFDYEAGDYNRRIRFIMTHDPNQLVMHVASYGELNITHPNAYSTGLQQNQGLTRSKSDHRLATQFRQQEEAKGWMENEEPILGGRKFGERRPPPPEKHTRDYGTDDYSGYESEHRPSRRFRSRFVRSHQQDNDSDTEVTTRATKTEQKEKEKEKVADTEDATRGPLSGIFRLSDCPRVMQRILDVESGKKKEKKEPPPPPKPVQPTPQRQRPPPPVRQQSEDDEITRLKRQNKGAASSQEPDRAPPRPVEEERNTTSRKPPTPAREASSDGESDDESVGSLQRNQRKNTAPVPKPTVTRRPSASETASAHRPAARAASTESSASTESSGSAVKHTGNERPTPATTNGTAGGAQRVQSRFVGSQRPTPAPAPAEPAHEDSDTSSEEETDSSEESEEEPVTQRKPESQTMARTDIGPLLARSSNARSDAQDNKSKDKDAPAQSRYRTRPSSQPEEEPAPRYGASGSSYSSRYGNKPKDEELTSSLDDDTKYPTARSRYLALKERRNRLARSKSSHTGFGGGDDDEDEPVSPTTASPSAYLAARYGSGTGGSELSRSRSSHALKSRESSPERPVAGEKDGAALSSWARYLKSKYGSRGKERDPSGTSSSTARRLSLGLPLRSANELASSDDDSKNAAGSPISPTAATAAVAGFAAAGSSPRSQYLQKRRLQFSVGNRGSEPGCFTWPRGIAVGPDNIMVVADSSNHRVQVFDSNGIFVKEFGQYGSGEGEFDCLAGIAVNRIGQYIIADRYNHRIQVFDPAGRFLRAFGSQGTGDGKFNYPWGITTDALGFIYVCDKENHRVQVFQSDGTFVGKFGSFGSKLGQLEHPHYIAVSSTNRVLVSDSNNHRIQVFDVNGRVLSSFGEEGSEDGQFKFPRGVAVDDQGYIVVADSGNNRIQIFHPDGAFLRAFGSWGSGDGEFKGLEGIAVMSGGNIIVCDRENHRVQVF; the protein is encoded by the exons atggaacAGTTTGAGTCCCTGCTGACATGTTGCGTGTGCTTGGACCGGTTCAGGAATCCGAAGCTGTTGCCATGCCAGCACAGCTTCTGTATGGAGCCGTGTATGGACGGCCTAGTCGACTACGTAAGGCGACAG gttaAATGTCCAGAATGTCGTGCAGAGCACAGAATCCCTTATCAGGGGGTGCAAGGCTTCCCTACAAATGTCACGCTGCAAAGGTTCCTGGAGCTGCACGCAAATATTGCTGGGGAACTTCCGGATCCCACAGCTGGGCAGGTTATGGAAAGGTGCAACGTATGCTCAGAGAAAGCATATTGTGCACCTTGTGCCCATTGCGACAAAAAAGTTTGTGAAGACTGCAAATCTGCTCATATGGAAGTTCTCCGAAGAGAAATTGCTCGCATAAATAACCAAATACGACGAGGTGTAAATAGAATTCAAGATATATTAGCTATAGTAGAAAGAAATACGTCCAATCTGCAAACAAACTGCGGTGCAGTGGCTGGAGAAGTTGATGAAATACACAAAAGACTTTCAAAGGCTCTCAAAGACCGAACTGACTTTTTACGCAATGAGATAGACCGCTACTTAGCTACTGAACTTAGAAATTTAACACACCTTAAGGACAATTTAGAATTAGAGTTAAGTAACATTCAAAGCAATAGTGATCTCGCTGATAAATATatgaatgatgatgttgaaTGGGAGGATACGGAACTTGTTGATACTAAGGAAATTTTCCTAAAAACAGTGGAGTTCCTTAGAAACTTTGATTATGAAGCTGGTGATTATAATCGTAGGATAAGATTTATAATGACCCACGACCCTAATCAACTCGTAATGCATGTGGCTAGTTACGGAGAGTTAAATATTACTCATCCGAATGCTTATTCAACTGGTCTTCAACAAAATCAAGGTTTGACAAGATCAAAGAGTGATCATCGATTAGCTACACAATTCCGCCAACAAGAGGAAGCAAAGGGGTGGATGGAAAATGAAGAACCAATTTTAGGTGGTCGTAAGTTTGGTGAACGTCGTCCTCCTCCACCAGAAAAACACACGAGAGACTACGGCACAGATGACTACAGTGGTTATGAATCAGAGCACAGACCCTCTCGTAGATTCCGTTCGCGTTTCGTGAGGAGCCATCAACAAGATAACGACTCTGATACCGAAGTCACAACTCGTGCGACAAAAACCGAGCAAAaggagaaagaaaaagaaaaagttgcCGATACGGAAGACGCGACTCGAGGTCCTCTCAGTGGAATATTTAGGCTTAGTGATTGTCCCCGGGTAATGCAACGAATTTTAGATGTagaaagtggtaaaaagaaggAAAAGAAGGAACCACCACCGCCACCGAAACCAGTTCAACCGACGCCTCAGAGACAGCGTCCTCCACCTCCAGTGAGGCAACAGAGTGAAGATGACGAAATCACGCGCCTCAAACGACAAAATAAAGGAGCGGCTTCATCTCAAGAACCAGATCGCGCACCACCGCGACCCgtagaagaagaaagaaatacaACGAGTCGTAAGCCACCGACACCAGCTCGTGAG GCCTCCAGCGACGGTGAATCCGATGATGAATCTGTTGGATCTCTGCAAAGAAATCAGCGGAAGAATACCGCGCCTGTACCCAAACCAACAGTCACGAGAAGGCCTTCTGCGTCCGAAACAGCTTCTGCACACCGGCCAGCGGCCCGTGCAGCTAGCACTGAATCTAGCGCCTCCACAGAGAGTTCCGGCTCGGCGGTCAAACACACAG GCAATGAAAGACCAACACCGGCGACAACGAATGGAACAGCCGGCGGCGCACAACGGGTACAAAGTCGTTTTGTTGGGTCTCAGAGACCCACGCCTGCCCCAGCGCCCGCCGAGCCGGCGCACGAGGACTCCGACACGAGTTCCGAGGAAGAAACTGACTCCTCGGAGGAGAGCGAGGAGGAGCCTGTTACGCAAAGGAAGCCCGAAAGTCAGACGATGGCGCGAACTGACATAGGTCCCCTTCTAGCTAGAAGTAGCAACGCTCGAAGTGACGCACAAGACAACAAAAGTAAAGATAAAGATGCGCCTGCCCAATCGCGATACCGTACTCGGCCCTCATCACAACCCGAAGAAGAACCTGCTCCTCGATATGGCGCTAGTGGATCTTCATATAGCAGTCGCTACGGGAATAAACCGAAAGATGAAGAACTGACATCCTCCTTAGACGACGATACGAAATATCCGACCGCCCGATCGAGGTATCTCGCCTTGAAAGAGCGGCGCAATCGTCTCGCACGTAGTAAGAGCAGCCATACGGGTTTCGGTGGAggcgatgatgatgaagacgagccAGTTTCACCGACAACCGCTTCCCCATCAGCATATCTTGCGGCTCGATACGGCTCCGGCACCGGTGGTTCGGAGTTGTCTCGCAGCCGATCATCCCACGCGCTAAAATCGAGAGAGAGCTCCCCCGAACGCCCAGTGGCCGGCGAGAAGGACGGAGCGGCCTTGAGTTCCTGGGCGAGGTACTTGAAGAGCAAGTACGGCTCGCGAGGGAAGGAGCGCGATCCGAGCGGTACATCCTCGAGCACGGCCCGTCGCCTGTCTCTCGGGCTGCCTTTGCGCTCGGCGAACGAGCTTGCCAGTTCTGATGACGATTCAAAAAACGCGGCAGGCTCCCCCATCTCCCCTACGGCGGCTACAGCAGCGGTAGCAG GTTTCGCAGCAGCAGGTTCCTCCCCTAGGAGCCAGTATCTGCAGAAACGCCGTTTACAATTCAGCGTGGGGAATAGGGGGAGCGAACCCGGTTGCTTTACATGGCCTCGTGGCATCGCTGTAGGACCCGACAACATTATGGTCGTGGCCGATTCATCCAACCATAGAGTACAA GTGTTCGATTCGAATGGCATCTTCGTGAAGGAGTTCGGCCAGTACGGCAGCGGCGAAGGAGAATTCGACTGTCTCGCCGGCATCGCCGTAAACCGCATCGGACAGTATATCATCGCTGACCGATACAACCATCGGATACAA GTGTTTGACCCCGCCGGGCGGTTCCTGCGAGCGTTCGGCAGCCAGGGCACGGGCGACGGCAAGTTCAACTACCCGTGGGGCATCACCACAGACGCGCTCGGATTCATATACGTGTGTGACAAGGAAAACCATAGAGTTCAG GTGTTCCAATCCGACGGCACATTTGTGGGTAAATTCGGCAGCTTCGGCTCCAAGCTGGGGCAGCTCGAGCATCCTCACTACATCGCTGTGTCCAGTACCAACCGCGTGCTGGTCTCCGACTCCAACAACCACAGGATCCAGGTGTTCGACGTGAACGGCAGGGTGCTTTCCTCGTTTGGAGAAGAGGGCTCTGAGGACGGACAGTTCAAGTTCCCGAG
- the LOC112045027 gene encoding RING finger protein nhl-1 isoform X1, producing the protein MEQFESLLTCCVCLDRFRNPKLLPCQHSFCMEPCMDGLVDYVRRQVKCPECRAEHRIPYQGVQGFPTNVTLQRFLELHANIAGELPDPTAGQVMERCNVCSEKAYCAPCAHCDKKVCEDCKSAHMEVLRREIARINNQIRRGVNRIQDILAIVERNTSNLQTNCGAVAGEVDEIHKRLSKALKDRTDFLRNEIDRYLATELRNLTHLKDNLELELSNIQSNSDLADKYMNDDVEWEDTELVDTKEIFLKTVEFLRNFDYEAGDYNRRIRFIMTHDPNQLVMHVASYGELNITHPNAYSTGLQQNQGLTRSKSDHRLATQFRQQEEAKGWMENEEPILGGRKFGERRPPPPEKHTRDYGTDDYSGYESEHRPSRRFRSRFVRSHQQDNDSDTEVTTRATKTEQKEKEKEKVADTEDATRGPLSGIFRLSDCPRVMQRILDVESGKKKEKKEPPPPPKPVQPTPQRQRPPPPVRQQSEDDEITRLKRQNKGAASSQEPDRAPPRPVEEERNTTSRKPPTPAREASSDGESDDESVGSLQRNQRKNTAPVPKPTVTRRPSASETASAHRPAARAASTESSASTESSGSAVKHTGAILSIEELKAKYSTDEAKPKPRSRFLSAGNERPTPATTNGTAGGAQRVQSRFVGSQRPTPAPAPAEPAHEDSDTSSEEETDSSEESEEEPVTQRKPESQTMARTDIGPLLARSSNARSDAQDNKSKDKDAPAQSRYRTRPSSQPEEEPAPRYGASGSSYSSRYGNKPKDEELTSSLDDDTKYPTARSRYLALKERRNRLARSKSSHTGFGGGDDDEDEPVSPTTASPSAYLAARYGSGTGGSELSRSRSSHALKSRESSPERPVAGEKDGAALSSWARYLKSKYGSRGKERDPSGTSSSTARRLSLGLPLRSANELASSDDDSKNAAGSPISPTAATAAVAGFAAAGSSPRSQYLQKRRLQFSVGNRGSEPGCFTWPRGIAVGPDNIMVVADSSNHRVQVFDSNGIFVKEFGQYGSGEGEFDCLAGIAVNRIGQYIIADRYNHRIQVFDPAGRFLRAFGSQGTGDGKFNYPWGITTDALGFIYVCDKENHRVQVFQSDGTFVGKFGSFGSKLGQLEHPHYIAVSSTNRVLVSDSNNHRIQVFDVNGRVLSSFGEEGSEDGQFKFPRGVAVDDQGYIVVADSGNNRIQIFHPDGAFLRAFGSWGSGDGEFKGLEGIAVMSGGNIIVCDRENHRVQVF; encoded by the exons atggaacAGTTTGAGTCCCTGCTGACATGTTGCGTGTGCTTGGACCGGTTCAGGAATCCGAAGCTGTTGCCATGCCAGCACAGCTTCTGTATGGAGCCGTGTATGGACGGCCTAGTCGACTACGTAAGGCGACAG gttaAATGTCCAGAATGTCGTGCAGAGCACAGAATCCCTTATCAGGGGGTGCAAGGCTTCCCTACAAATGTCACGCTGCAAAGGTTCCTGGAGCTGCACGCAAATATTGCTGGGGAACTTCCGGATCCCACAGCTGGGCAGGTTATGGAAAGGTGCAACGTATGCTCAGAGAAAGCATATTGTGCACCTTGTGCCCATTGCGACAAAAAAGTTTGTGAAGACTGCAAATCTGCTCATATGGAAGTTCTCCGAAGAGAAATTGCTCGCATAAATAACCAAATACGACGAGGTGTAAATAGAATTCAAGATATATTAGCTATAGTAGAAAGAAATACGTCCAATCTGCAAACAAACTGCGGTGCAGTGGCTGGAGAAGTTGATGAAATACACAAAAGACTTTCAAAGGCTCTCAAAGACCGAACTGACTTTTTACGCAATGAGATAGACCGCTACTTAGCTACTGAACTTAGAAATTTAACACACCTTAAGGACAATTTAGAATTAGAGTTAAGTAACATTCAAAGCAATAGTGATCTCGCTGATAAATATatgaatgatgatgttgaaTGGGAGGATACGGAACTTGTTGATACTAAGGAAATTTTCCTAAAAACAGTGGAGTTCCTTAGAAACTTTGATTATGAAGCTGGTGATTATAATCGTAGGATAAGATTTATAATGACCCACGACCCTAATCAACTCGTAATGCATGTGGCTAGTTACGGAGAGTTAAATATTACTCATCCGAATGCTTATTCAACTGGTCTTCAACAAAATCAAGGTTTGACAAGATCAAAGAGTGATCATCGATTAGCTACACAATTCCGCCAACAAGAGGAAGCAAAGGGGTGGATGGAAAATGAAGAACCAATTTTAGGTGGTCGTAAGTTTGGTGAACGTCGTCCTCCTCCACCAGAAAAACACACGAGAGACTACGGCACAGATGACTACAGTGGTTATGAATCAGAGCACAGACCCTCTCGTAGATTCCGTTCGCGTTTCGTGAGGAGCCATCAACAAGATAACGACTCTGATACCGAAGTCACAACTCGTGCGACAAAAACCGAGCAAAaggagaaagaaaaagaaaaagttgcCGATACGGAAGACGCGACTCGAGGTCCTCTCAGTGGAATATTTAGGCTTAGTGATTGTCCCCGGGTAATGCAACGAATTTTAGATGTagaaagtggtaaaaagaaggAAAAGAAGGAACCACCACCGCCACCGAAACCAGTTCAACCGACGCCTCAGAGACAGCGTCCTCCACCTCCAGTGAGGCAACAGAGTGAAGATGACGAAATCACGCGCCTCAAACGACAAAATAAAGGAGCGGCTTCATCTCAAGAACCAGATCGCGCACCACCGCGACCCgtagaagaagaaagaaatacaACGAGTCGTAAGCCACCGACACCAGCTCGTGAG GCCTCCAGCGACGGTGAATCCGATGATGAATCTGTTGGATCTCTGCAAAGAAATCAGCGGAAGAATACCGCGCCTGTACCCAAACCAACAGTCACGAGAAGGCCTTCTGCGTCCGAAACAGCTTCTGCACACCGGCCAGCGGCCCGTGCAGCTAGCACTGAATCTAGCGCCTCCACAGAGAGTTCCGGCTCGGCGGTCAAACACACAGGTGCGATTTTAAGCATCGAAGAATTGAAAGCGAAATACAGCACTGATGAGGCGAAACCAAAACCAAGATCTCGTTTTTTGTCCGCAGGCAATGAAAGACCAACACCGGCGACAACGAATGGAACAGCCGGCGGCGCACAACGGGTACAAAGTCGTTTTGTTGGGTCTCAGAGACCCACGCCTGCCCCAGCGCCCGCCGAGCCGGCGCACGAGGACTCCGACACGAGTTCCGAGGAAGAAACTGACTCCTCGGAGGAGAGCGAGGAGGAGCCTGTTACGCAAAGGAAGCCCGAAAGTCAGACGATGGCGCGAACTGACATAGGTCCCCTTCTAGCTAGAAGTAGCAACGCTCGAAGTGACGCACAAGACAACAAAAGTAAAGATAAAGATGCGCCTGCCCAATCGCGATACCGTACTCGGCCCTCATCACAACCCGAAGAAGAACCTGCTCCTCGATATGGCGCTAGTGGATCTTCATATAGCAGTCGCTACGGGAATAAACCGAAAGATGAAGAACTGACATCCTCCTTAGACGACGATACGAAATATCCGACCGCCCGATCGAGGTATCTCGCCTTGAAAGAGCGGCGCAATCGTCTCGCACGTAGTAAGAGCAGCCATACGGGTTTCGGTGGAggcgatgatgatgaagacgagccAGTTTCACCGACAACCGCTTCCCCATCAGCATATCTTGCGGCTCGATACGGCTCCGGCACCGGTGGTTCGGAGTTGTCTCGCAGCCGATCATCCCACGCGCTAAAATCGAGAGAGAGCTCCCCCGAACGCCCAGTGGCCGGCGAGAAGGACGGAGCGGCCTTGAGTTCCTGGGCGAGGTACTTGAAGAGCAAGTACGGCTCGCGAGGGAAGGAGCGCGATCCGAGCGGTACATCCTCGAGCACGGCCCGTCGCCTGTCTCTCGGGCTGCCTTTGCGCTCGGCGAACGAGCTTGCCAGTTCTGATGACGATTCAAAAAACGCGGCAGGCTCCCCCATCTCCCCTACGGCGGCTACAGCAGCGGTAGCAG GTTTCGCAGCAGCAGGTTCCTCCCCTAGGAGCCAGTATCTGCAGAAACGCCGTTTACAATTCAGCGTGGGGAATAGGGGGAGCGAACCCGGTTGCTTTACATGGCCTCGTGGCATCGCTGTAGGACCCGACAACATTATGGTCGTGGCCGATTCATCCAACCATAGAGTACAA GTGTTCGATTCGAATGGCATCTTCGTGAAGGAGTTCGGCCAGTACGGCAGCGGCGAAGGAGAATTCGACTGTCTCGCCGGCATCGCCGTAAACCGCATCGGACAGTATATCATCGCTGACCGATACAACCATCGGATACAA GTGTTTGACCCCGCCGGGCGGTTCCTGCGAGCGTTCGGCAGCCAGGGCACGGGCGACGGCAAGTTCAACTACCCGTGGGGCATCACCACAGACGCGCTCGGATTCATATACGTGTGTGACAAGGAAAACCATAGAGTTCAG GTGTTCCAATCCGACGGCACATTTGTGGGTAAATTCGGCAGCTTCGGCTCCAAGCTGGGGCAGCTCGAGCATCCTCACTACATCGCTGTGTCCAGTACCAACCGCGTGCTGGTCTCCGACTCCAACAACCACAGGATCCAGGTGTTCGACGTGAACGGCAGGGTGCTTTCCTCGTTTGGAGAAGAGGGCTCTGAGGACGGACAGTTCAAGTTCCCGAG